The Deltaproteobacteria bacterium HGW-Deltaproteobacteria-6 genome has a segment encoding these proteins:
- a CDS encoding response regulator has product MMEKKILVVDDEVSILDMIKEVFESEGYTVLTAGSAEDALKIIQNESAWVMFLDIRLPGMSGVELCKKIRSKDQISIIHAFTGYSNIYGLLECRAAGFDDFFVKPVKLDVLLKAAQDSFERLERWKISDFGLT; this is encoded by the coding sequence ATGATGGAGAAGAAAATTTTAGTGGTAGATGATGAAGTCTCCATTTTGGATATGATCAAAGAAGTTTTCGAGTCAGAAGGTTATACGGTATTGACGGCCGGAAGCGCGGAAGATGCCCTGAAGATCATTCAAAATGAATCTGCCTGGGTTATGTTTCTCGACATCAGGCTTCCCGGTATGAGCGGTGTTGAGCTCTGCAAAAAAATCCGCTCAAAGGATCAGATCAGCATTATTCATGCGTTTACCGGCTATAGCAATATTTATGGTCTTCTGGAATGTCGGGCCGCTGGATTTGACGATTTCTTTGTCAAACCGGTCAAACTCGATGTGCTCTTAAAAGCGGCTCAGGATTCGTTTGAACGACTGGAGAGATGGAAAATCAGCGACTTCGGTTTAACATAA
- the ftcD gene encoding glutamate formimidoyltransferase, translating to MKIIECVPNFSEGCDLDKIESIASVLKAFSNIRLIDYSGDSDHNRSVFTFLGKPEDVLEAALAASRQALELIDMRTQTGVHPRLGAVDVVPFIPLGKTKMAEAVDLAHLYGHQLYERFGVPVYFYGHAALIPERSELANVRRGGYEALAEKMSNPDDAPDAGKPVFNPRAGATAVGAREPLVAYNINLNCDDLRLAQKIASLIREKSGGLKHVRAIGVILKSRHLAQVSMNLTNCRETPLKVIYEQVEALAAERGVEILESELIGLAPKCAFTGTKPQNLKLINFDKNRLLETHLKDFAAA from the coding sequence ATGAAAATTATCGAATGCGTGCCGAATTTCAGTGAAGGATGCGATTTGGATAAGATCGAATCGATTGCCAGCGTATTGAAGGCGTTTTCCAATATCCGCCTGATTGACTACAGCGGGGACAGCGATCATAACCGGAGTGTCTTCACGTTTCTGGGAAAACCGGAAGATGTGTTGGAAGCGGCGCTAGCCGCATCAAGGCAGGCTTTGGAGCTGATTGACATGCGTACACAAACGGGTGTCCATCCGCGGCTGGGGGCAGTTGACGTGGTGCCCTTCATTCCACTGGGCAAAACAAAAATGGCTGAGGCTGTTGATCTGGCGCATCTCTATGGTCATCAACTATATGAACGATTCGGAGTGCCTGTTTATTTTTATGGTCATGCGGCATTGATTCCCGAGCGCAGCGAACTGGCGAATGTCAGACGCGGCGGATACGAGGCGCTGGCGGAAAAGATGTCCAATCCTGACGACGCTCCGGATGCCGGCAAGCCGGTATTTAATCCACGTGCGGGCGCAACGGCTGTAGGCGCGCGTGAACCGCTGGTTGCCTATAACATCAATCTGAATTGTGATGATTTGAGGTTGGCGCAAAAAATCGCATCGCTAATCCGGGAAAAAAGCGGCGGCCTGAAACATGTGCGCGCCATTGGCGTCATATTAAAAAGCAGACATCTGGCGCAGGTGTCCATGAATCTGACCAATTGCAGAGAAACGCCGCTTAAAGTGATTTATGAACAGGTGGAGGCGCTTGCGGCTGAGCGCGGCGTTGAGATCCTGGAATCGGAATTGATCGGACTGGCGCCCAAATGCGCATTCACCGGCACGAAACCGCAAAATCTCAAGCTGATAAACTTTGATAAGAACCGTTTGCTGGAAACGCATCTGAAGGATTTTGCAGCCGCGTAA
- a CDS encoding serine/threonine protein phosphatase, which yields MNKIFAIGDIHGCLDKLQRLIQDIAADPANDTLVFIGDYIDRADGGRDVVDYVLELEKVYQKVICLCGNHESMLMRYLEGVDEEMYLVNGGLLTLEAYGISRTDTLFQRKAKIPSAHLRFFESLLPYYETDQFIFVHAGLLPGMPLAGQAIHDLLWIRRSFIDSDYDFGKRVIFGHTHFNAPLVAANKIGIDTGAVFGGKLTCVELPTLKFYQV from the coding sequence ATGAATAAAATTTTTGCCATCGGAGACATTCACGGTTGTCTGGATAAACTCCAGCGTCTCATTCAGGATATAGCAGCCGATCCGGCAAACGATACCCTGGTTTTTATCGGCGATTATATCGACCGCGCGGACGGAGGCAGAGACGTCGTTGACTACGTTTTGGAGCTCGAAAAAGTCTATCAAAAAGTGATCTGTCTTTGCGGAAACCACGAATCCATGCTGATGCGCTATCTGGAAGGTGTGGATGAAGAAATGTATCTGGTCAATGGCGGTTTGCTGACGCTCGAAGCTTACGGGATATCACGAACGGATACCCTGTTCCAAAGGAAGGCAAAAATTCCTTCGGCGCATTTGCGCTTTTTTGAATCGCTTTTGCCTTATTATGAAACGGATCAATTTATTTTTGTTCATGCCGGTTTGCTTCCCGGAATGCCACTGGCCGGGCAGGCTATTCATGATCTGCTATGGATCCGGCGGTCGTTTATTGATTCCGACTATGATTTCGGCAAACGGGTGATATTTGGACATACTCATTTCAACGCGCCTCTGGTTGCCGCGAATAAGATCGGCATTGACACAGGCGCGGTCTTTGGCGGTAAACTCACCTGTGTGGAGTTGCCGACTTTAAAATTTTATCAGGTATAG